The Paramixta manurensis region CCCGCCCGGGCAAAGCGTGCGGTGGGCACCTGCATCAAGCCAACGCCACCAAAATCCGATTGTGATGGCCCGATCGGATCGGGATACGTTGCTGCCTGTGCCTGACAAGCGTAGGCAACGGAGAGAGATAACAGGCTGAGCAGATAGCGTTTTTTCATCAGTCAGGGATCCGGTGTGTCAAAACAGAAATAATGTGTTGATTGAGGTCTTGGTATTCGCCCGGCAGCGCCCAGGAGGAGAAACCCACATAAATAATGCTGCCCGGCTCCGCTTCAACGTGACGGTGGTTCCAGTACGCTATCGGTGCCTCTTTCACTTCGCCATTCGGGGCAATCACCACCGCAATACTGCGCTCTGCGCCCGTCAGCCGGTCATGCCCTTCAAGATAGTCGCGAATATCACGCCCCGGTTGCCATGGCGTTTTGCCCGGATTACCGATCGCTCCGACCAATGTAACGCTGTCAGGTTGCTGCAACGTGTAGACGCTGTACTCCCCCTCCAGACGACGATTCGCCTCCGGACGGAGCCGTATCCAGTCGGGATCGAGAGAGGTGAATTGACGCCCCGTCACCTTTATCGCCGACAATTGCGTGATGACTTGGTTAATCGCCGAGGCTTGGTCGCCCTCTTCGGTCGCGGCCCACGCTCTCAAACGCGCCAGCGTTTGCTGATAGTGTTGTTGCGCGACGACGGTCGCCATTTTTTCCGCAATGACCGTTCCCGGCCACCAAGAGCGATTGGTCAACGCGGGGCTGGCTAACAGTTGCGCGAGATTTTGCGCATGGCTCACCTGCGCGGTTTCGCTGGTTCCCGGGTAGTACACCGTCACCTGGCTATCCGCGCAGGCATTAAACGACAAACCAAGCGCCGCCCCGAGCAATAAGTGGGTTATTTTTTTCATGATTTCGCGGGTTTCAGGATAGTGATATCAAGAGGCAGCGTATCCGCGCCCAACATTTGTCGGCTTTGACGAACCTGACCGGTGAGCGCATCAACCCAGA contains the following coding sequences:
- a CDS encoding capsule biosynthesis GfcC family protein, which gives rise to MKKITHLLLGAALGLSFNACADSQVTVYYPGTSETAQVSHAQNLAQLLASPALTNRSWWPGTVIAEKMATVVAQQHYQQTLARLRAWAATEEGDQASAINQVITQLSAIKVTGRQFTSLDPDWIRLRPEANRRLEGEYSVYTLQQPDSVTLVGAIGNPGKTPWQPGRDIRDYLEGHDRLTGAERSIAVVIAPNGEVKEAPIAYWNHRHVEAEPGSIIYVGFSSWALPGEYQDLNQHIISVLTHRIPD